AGAAATAAATTTGAAAGCAAGGAATGGCATAGTTGTATAAAAAAAGCACTATCTGGACATCCAGAAGTGGCCGATGTGTTTCTTTTTGCAACTAAGGAAGTCAATGCAGGAATTTACGAGCAGATTTGTACTCAAATGAGTAAGATTACCTATGATGGTGATACGAGTAATGGAAGTATGGATAGCAGTTTGGTATCCAGTAAGAGAGCACTTATTGTGGATGCAGTAGAAAAAATCACATATAGCAATTATCATCTTACACCGGAACAGAGAGAAGCTATCAATGATGGATATATTTATATTCATGACATGGGATTTCGAAGAGATACGATCAATTGTTGCCTCTTTGATATGGAAACCGTACTCAATGGTGGATTTGAAATGGGTGAAATGTGGTATGACGAACCAAGCACATTGTCAGAGGCCTTTGATGTCATTGCAACAGTGTCGATGAATGCAGTCGCACAAATTTATGGTGGTTTTACCATTGCACAGATTGATGAGCTATTCGTCAAATATGCAAAAAAGAGCTATGATGTTTATTTGAAAGAGTTGGTAGAAGTTGGAATAGAGATAGAAAAAGCGGATCAACTGGCAAATCAAAAGGTTGAAAGAGACTTTGAAAATGGATTTTTTGCATTGGAAGCAAAGTTCAATTCTCTCATTTCGCCAAGAGGAGACTATCCATTTATTACCATATCATTTGGCATTGGCATGGACAAATATGCCCAGATGGCAACCATTGCTGCGTTAAAGGTTAGAAAAGAGGGACATGGCAAGGAAGGATTTAAGCGACCTGTGCTCTTTCCTAAATTAGTTTTTCTTTATGACAAGAATCTTCATGCCAAAGGCAAACCATTATACTCCCTTTTTCAAGACGCTCTATCGTGCTCGAGCAAGGTGATGTATCCAGAATATTTGAGCCTAACGGGAGATAGAGGGATTGTCTCTGAAGTCTATAAAAAATATGGCAAAGTCATTAGCCCGATGTGTTGTAGAGCTTTTCTTACCAAGTGGTTTGAAAGAGGGGGAGAGATACCAGCAGATGAATATGATACCCCTGTATTTATAGGTAGATTTAATATTGGCGTTGTGTCCTTGAACCTTCCAATGATTTTGGCAAAGAGCAGAGAAGATCATGAGAACTTTTATAATGTACTTGATGATTATTTACATTTAATTAGGAAAATTCATAAGAGAACCTATAAGTTTTTGGCAGAAAAGAAGGCCTATACCAATCCATTGGCCTTTATGCAAGGTGGTCTATATGGTGGTCATCTCAAGCGAGATGACAAGATAGAGCCACTGCTAAAGAGTGCGACGGCTTCTTTTGGAATTACCGCACTCAATGAATTGCAATACTTATACAATAGTAGATCAATTACAGAAGATGGTGAATTTGCCCTAGAAGTTGTGGAGTATATTAATAAAAAGATAGCTGAATATCAAGCTGAGGATCATATACAATATTCTGTCTATGGTACACCAGCCGAGAGCCTTTGTGGAAAGCAAGTTAAATCATTTAGAAAAAAGTTTGGAATAAAGAAAAATGTTAGTGACAGAGATTATTTTTCAAATTCATTTCACTGCCATGTCTCAGAAGATATAACACAGCTAGATAAGCAAAGTTATGAGGCAAGATTTTGGGATTTATTTAATGGTGGAAAGATTCAATATGTGCGTTTTGATGTCCCACATAATATCGAAGCACTAGAAGCTTATGTCAACCATGCAATGGATTTAGGGCTCTATGAAGGCATCAATATTTCACTAGCGTATTGTGATAATTGTGGCTTTCAGTGGAATAACAAAAAGACAAATAGACCAGATGTTTGTCCTAGATGTGGCAAAAAGGAAATGACACTTATCGACCGAATGTGTGGTTATATTGCCTTTTCAAAAATACATGGAAAGTCAAGGTTAAATGAAGCGAAAATGGCAGAGGTCTATGATCGGATTTCTATGTAAGTTGTGTTTGTGAATATGTGAATATGGGTAAAAGCAAAAAAGATGGGAAGACAAGATGCTCTCATCTTTTTGGTTTTATAAAATTTGTCACAAAATAAAGTGTTTGCAAAAGCTCTTTTTTGTGTTATACTTACTAAGGCAATTGAGGAAAATTCCATTTTGCCCCGATGGCTTAAAATGGTGCTTTTTGGGGTATGTGGGTTGATTTTCACTTGATTTAAGGGCAAAAAAGTACTTGTTAAATTTTTAGCCCGAAAAGTGCCTCGCAACCCATGGAATTTACAGGGTTTGCAGGGATAGGGTTTAGAAAATGATTCCCCGTCTAGGGGACGGAAACGACAGCCTACAACTTAGATGGCGGTGGCTCAGTTTAGAAAATGATTCCCCGTCTAGGGGACGGAAACCATCTCTTATCATCATACTTCTTACTGAGATGGTTTGTAAGTTTAGAAAATGATTCCCCGTCTAGGGGACGGAAACTATGGTAGAAGATGGTGAAGTATCAGATGTTATTCTCGGTTTAGAAAATGATTCCCCGTCTAGGGGACGGAAACCATTAACTGATTCATACCATTTAACATATTTGGACTAATCTGTTTAGAAAATGATTCCCCGTCTAGGGGACGGAAACTAGAGAGGCAGCTTTTTTCATTTTACTTGACATTTTTGTTTAGAAAATGATTCCCCGTCTAGGGGACGGAAACATTGATTTAGCTATGTCATCAATACTAAATTCGTACTGGTTTAGAAAATGATTCCCCGTCTAGGGGACGGAAACGGCAAGAAAAGGACTTGGTAAGGGGCTGGGTGCGATTTTTGGGTTTAGAAAATGATTCCCCGTCTAGGGGACGGAAACTTAAATCAAATTGCTTACCTTTATCCTCAGTATATTCGTCGTTATGTTTAGAAAATGATTCCCCGTCTAGGGGACGGAAACAGCTACAGCCGACCTCGACAACATTGATCCTGATAAACTCGTTTAGAAAATGATTCCCCGTCTAGGGGACGGAAACCTCATAATGGTTTCCTTTCTCCCCGTATAGCCGTTGTTTAGAAAATGATTCCCCGTCTAGGGGACGGAAACCAAATGGTAGTATTTTGTTTAAAGGGTGAAGATGCACTAGAGTTTAGAAAATGATTCCCCGTCTAGGGGACGGAAACAATGGCGAGAGCGTTCTTAGCCATCTCGACTTTCGTTTAGAAAATGATTCCCCGTCTAGGGGACGGAAACTTTGAGACTCCAGCTCAAGAGCAAGATCAAGTTCAGTTTAGAAAATGATTCCCCGTCTAGGGGACGGAAACTATAGTAAAAAGCGTATAATCAGTATATCTGATTATATAGTTTAGAAAATGATTCCCCGTCTAGGGGACGGAAACGTTGATCTGTTCACACACTTCTTCTCTATAATCTTGTTTAGAAAATGATTCCCCGTCTAGGGGACGGAAACATAATTTATAGATAGTCGATTCAAAGGTGCCCTCAAAGTTTAGAAAATGATTCCCCGTCTAGGGGACGGAAACTTCTTTAACCAAAGTATTTCCTCCTTTCAATTATATTACAGTTTAGAAAATGATTCCCCGTCTAGGGGACGGAAACCTTGCACTGTCCATTCTCCTGGTGTTCGATTTGATGGATAAAGTTTAGAAAATGATTCCCCGTCTAGGGGACGGAAACCCATATAAGATCTGTTGCTGCCTTTGAATGTCTTGTTGAACGTTTTAGAAAATGATTCCCCGTCTAGGGGACGGAAACCTACAAAATATTTATTAAATGCTGATTTATCTTGTTTAGAAAATGATTCCCCGTCTAGGGGACGGAAACACCTATAAAGGTATCGACTTAAGATATTCATCATTCTCGTTTAGAAAATGATTCCCCGTCTAGGGGACGGAAACATAGGTGATAATCCAGAACCAATAAAGCATACTACGTTTAGAAAATGATTCCCCGTCTAGGGGACGGAAACTTGATATTGAATATGATTACTCTAGGTCTAAGAAGAAGTAATAATGTTTAGAAAATGATTCCCCGTCTAGGGGACGGAAACTAAAGGAGAAGTTTGTTATGAGTAAGATCAGTAAGGAAGTTTAGAAAATGATTCCCCGTCTAGGGGACGGAAACGCTTAATAACAAAAAATTGATTCACTAGAGTTCTAGTAATAGGAGTTTAGAAAATGATTCCCCGTCTAGGGGACGGAAACGGAGATCTCCTTCTTAGGTGTGCCATCTTTGTTATAGAGTTTAGAAAATGATTCCCCGTCTAGGGGACGGAAACTGAGAGGTAGGAAATCATTCCATCTCTCATCAGAATACTTCGTTTAGAAAATGATTCCCCGTCTAGGGGACGGAAACCATTGTAGAGATTATTGTGCTTTGTCCTCCAGTCAGCCAAGTTTAGAAAATGATTCCCCGTCTAGGGGACGGAAACCATAACGAATCTCTTCGTTCATGTCCTAATCCTCCGTTTAGAAAATGATTCCCCGTCTAGGGGACGGAAACGAACTCCATTTCAATTTCGTTGCATCTTGTAACAAGTTTAGAAAATGATTCACCGTCTAGGGGACGGAAACACTGAGTCTTCCAATTACTAACGAGTGTCAAGTATTCAAGTTTAGAAAATGATTCCCCGTCTAGGGGACGGAAACCTCATCTCTTCGATTGATGTCTCTGGGATTACACCACGTTTAGAAAATGATTCCCCGTCTAGGGGACGGAAACCCTGAAGCAGACTCATGAATGTAAGAGTGAAGTCTACCAGTTTAGAAAATGATTCCCCGTCTAGGGGACGGAAACTTCTCTCTAACGAATGTGCCATTGCTACTTCCACTGTTTAGAAAATGATTCCCCGTCTAGGGGACGGAAACTTAAATTTAGATCATTTTAGGTAATTGCCTACTCTTACCAAGTTTAGAAAATGATTCCCCGTCTAGGGGACGGAAACATAAAGAATTCCCTATGGCTAAGAAAGTGCATAATCAGGTTCCTAGTTTAGAAAATGATTCCCCGTCTAGGGGACGGAAACTTCTACCCACGCCTACTGTTGGATCCGCAGGCACACTTACAGTTTAGAAAATGATTCCCCGTCTAGGGGACGGAAACAAGAGCTGGAAAGCTGGAATCGGCAACTGGACAGAACCATTTAGAAAATGATTCCCCGTCTAGGGGACGGAAACTTTCTGGACATTGGTTGCAGCACAACCTGTGTTCTTCGTTTAGAAAATGATTCCCCGTCTAGGGGACGGAAACAATGCGACTATACAAACTCGTTTTAAGGGATTAGGTTTAGAAAATGATTCCCCGTCTAGGGGACGGAAACCCAATACCCATCGTCCCCTTGGACGATTTTGCCCGCTTTTAGTTTAGAAAATGATTCCCCGTCTAGGGGACGGAAACGGTCATGAAGAGCCTTCCACTTAGCATCTTCATAGAGAGCGTTTAGAAAATGATTCCCCGTCTAGGGGACGGAAACCATTATACATGCAGTGAGCATCAACCCAGCAATTGTTTAGAAAATGATTCCCCGTCTAGGGGACGGAAACGATGACCTCCTACATCGGAAGCAACTGGTTATAAAAGTTTAGAAAATGATTCCCCGTCTAGGGGACGGAAACTCTGGTCAGTGCCGATACATGGATTCAAACTTCCGAACATGGTTTAGAAATTGATTCCCCGTCTAGGGGATGGAAACTATCCAAATGTGACATTATCTAATCTAATAGACTCTATAGAAGTTTAGAAAATGATTCCCCGTCTAGGGGACGGAAACATATATCTTCTGATATTTGGATAGGTTATATAAGTGATGTTTAGAAAATGATTCCCCGTCTAGGGGACGGAAACTGAGCAACGCCTACGCAAATACATCCGCTCATCGTTTAGAAATTGATTCCCCGTCTAGGGGACGGAAACTCAAGCTCTATGATCTTATACATCATGTCGACTATGTAGTTTAGAAAATGATTCCCCGTCTAGGGGACGGAAACCCATTTGCCTTGGCGGCATTGGCAGTGATTACCGACACGATTAGAGTTTAGAAATTGATTCCCCGTCTAGGGGACGAGCACATATATGAAAGGAGTAAAATTCTATGGCTATTGCAACAATTATCTACCTCATTGGGATCATCCTATTTATCAGCTCAGGCATTAGAGCTTTTGCATCGGATATCGAATATAAAAGAACAGGTGAAAGAAAAACCAATTTTCATTTTTCCATTCGATTTATTCTATCTGTTTTATGCTTTATCATCGGTACTTATATTGTGACTCATCTTTATTAAGCAGTAGGGGAGGAAACTTTGCAGATCGAATGATAATATAAGCCAACTTCATCAAACGCATTTATATCCAGTTCTTTTCAACTTAAAATTTTTGCCATAATATCCAATCTTCAAAACAAAAACAATGATTTATAGTGTCAACCGAAGTATTGAATTTTTGTACTATTTGTTATAGACTTAAAAAAGTAACCAGTATACGAGATATACGAAAGGAAAAACTCATGATAGATAATATTTTTGACCACACAAATGATGACTTTTGGGGCGATTTAGGTCTGGATGAAACAAATGATTTTAATGATGATATGCTTTTATGTGAGAGATCAAATGTTGAGCCAGATTATATAGATATCACTCAAGAAATTTTTACACCTGAAGAATAACGAAAAATAAATATCTTTATTTTAGATTAGGTAAATTGATTGTAGATTGATTGATTAGTCTAAAATGCAAAAACTCCAAATTTGAGAGATGTCACACACTGTGTGCTCTCTCTTTTTTATTGCCTGTTTATGTCCATTGGCAATTGGTAACTGCTAAGATTGAAAAATTGATTCTTTGTCTCGGAGGTGAAAGTCTTAGGTTCAATGAAAAAGACAAGAAAAGGTACTATTTGCACAAAAAAATAGTAAAATTAAATAATTTTTTATTTATTATTTAGAAAAAACCTATTATAATATAAATAATATGAAGGAGATTAAGCAATTTTTTCTTTGGCTAAAGGAGGGATAAATGATGAGGAGAAAATATTTTGTTGTTTTTGCTGTAGCGTTGTTTGGATTGAGTGCGTGTGGCAGTAAAGATGCAAAGAGTACAGAAAGTGTAAAGCAGGTTTCAACTTCTGTAGCTCAAAAAAATACGAGTGAAAAAAGTAGGGAGAGCAGGGAAAATGGGACAGCAGAAAGCTCTAGTGCGACAGCAACAGCAGAGACACTAGCAGCAGTCCATAGGATGAAGGCGGATATTATTGCCTATTCATCCGATTATCAAAATGAAGTGATTACATTTGGGAATAACTATGATATCAATACGCAGGGATTTAAGTATGCTTATTATATTGACCCGTCGGTAGCAAAAAAAGAGGGAGTGAAGTATAAGTATGTGCGTGAGGACGGAAAAGAAGTGAATATAACAATGGGGGGATTTGCATTTAATCCGACCACGCCAGAGGTATTGCTTGGAAAGGACAGTCCGTTTTGGGCAGTGGCGATTGATGATTTAGCAACAGACATTAATACTAAGGAAAAGAGAAATGGAAAATACACCGATGCGGGTGATGGTTGGGGGTATTATGTATTGGAACAAAAGTTAGGGAATAGGGTCTATTTGATTACCTACAATGCAGGAGAGAAGGGATTTTATGTGCTCCTATTGTCTCCAGACAGTGAGATTAATGGAGAAGATTTGGCAAAGATCATTGAGAAGATAAAATCGGGGCTTGTTTGCAGTGAAGATGTTGTGGTTATGGATTGGGATACCATTGTCCCAAAGCAAAAAGCGACAATCAACATAGAAGATGTTGGAAGGTATGCAAACAGTATTGAAAATTATGATTCTTATCTTGATTCAATAACATGGAGAGAGTTTGATTTGAGGGAGAAAATTTATCCAAGATTTAAATCATTTTCAATTACAACAAAAAAAGAAGATGCACCAGAAAATGCACAAAAACTTGTAGGTGGTGACAATGTGGCAGAGGGCATTTATAAACGAAAAGATGATTATCAGGGGTATGTTGCTGTGACCTATTGGGTTGTTGGACCAAAACAGGCGAAAGAGCCAGGATATCAAGTAAATATGGAGTACCCAAAGGTAGATGAAGAGTTTATTTTGCCAGAGCTTAGTGAGTTTGAAACTCGATTAAATAATCTAAATTTTTATTAGAAATAAGACGAAAAGAAAGGAAAAGAAGGGAAAAATAGAAATAGGCGGCATTGACCGCCTGTTTTTTATGCAAATTTTTATGTTGATTTTTTAAATTTTTTGTTCTAAAATGAAAATGGTTTTCAAATTAGGGAGGGAACATATGCGCAGTAAGTATCAAACAAAACAGCGTGTGGAATTACTTGCTTATCTGGAAAGGATGTCTGGACAACACATTACAGTCAATGATGCGTGTGAATATTTTAAAGCTCAGGGAAAATCGGTTGGAACGACGACCATCTATCGTCAATTGGAAAAGATGGTGAATCAGGGAATTGTGACAAAGTATATGATTGATTTGAAAAGTCCTGCGTGCTTTGAATTAGTAAGGGAAGAAGGAGAAGATGAAGATCATTGCTATCACTGTAAATGCGAAATTTGTCAAAAGGTGATTCATATTCATTGTGACGAGATTCCACAGATGCAAGAACATGTGAGGGAGCATCATGGATTTATTATTAATCCCAAACGCACAGTTTTTTATGGTGTATGTGACGAGTGTTCAGCACAATTATCAAAGAAGGAATCAATATAAAGGAGGAGAAGGTTATGAATAAAAATTGTAAAAAAATGCATTGGATGATTGGGGTGCTTTTGGCTGTACTATTTGCATTTGGATTTGTTGGTTGTGGGGCATCAAAGCAAACACAGTCTTCACAATCGGGGGATTCACCATCATCTACTGCAACCGCACAATCTACAACCGCACAATCTACAAGTGCACAATCTGCAGGTGCACAGCCTGCAAATTCAAAGAAGCTTTCCGTTGTCACAACAATTTTTCCAGAGTATGACTGGGTAAGGCAGATTATTGGAGACACGAATAGTGCAGATATTACGATGCTCTTAGATAATGGCGTTGATTTGCACAGCTATCAGCCAACTGCAGAGGACATTATGAAGATTTCTAATTGTGATCTGTTTATTTATGTGGGCGGTGAATCTGATGCATGGGTAAAGAAGGCACTTTCTGAGGCAACAAACAAAAATATGAAAGTCATCAATTTGATGGAAATTATGGGAGATAGTGCAAAGGAAGAAGAAGTCGTTGAGGGCATGCAACCTGAAAAGGAAGAAGAGGGAAAGAAAGAAGAGGAAGAGCCAGAGCAGGATGAGCATGTCTGGTTATCACTTAAAAATGCACAAAAGTTTTGCAAGGTGATTGCAGATGATTTGGCAGAGCTTGACCCGGCAAATGCACAAAAGTATCAGGAAAATGTGACTTCTTATTGCAACCAGTTAGCTTCTCTTGATACAGAGTATGCCAATACAGTTAAGTCAGGAAAAAAGAATACAATTCTTTTTGCTGATCGTTTCCCATTTCGCTATTTGGTTGACGACTATGGATTAAAATATTATGCGGCCTTTGTTGGCTGTTCTGCAGAGACAGAGGTCAGTTTTGATACCATTGCATTCTTGGCAAAGAAAGTGAATGAATTGGGACTTTCTTCCATTTTGCAGATTGAAAGCGGAAATGGTCGCATTGCAGATACAGTAAAGAAAACAACTTCTGCAAAGAATCAAAAGACCTTGACTATGGATTCTATGCA
This region of Lachnospiraceae bacterium oral taxon 096 genomic DNA includes:
- the nrdD gene encoding anaerobic ribonucleoside-triphosphate reductase, yielding MDDKFILLRRDGKELEYSKNCDWIKVLVKIDAAMALAPIDDDCIEKINNDFYHELVLLKQQLGRNKFESKEWHSCIKKALSGHPEVADVFLFATKEVNAGIYEQICTQMSKITYDGDTSNGSMDSSLVSSKRALIVDAVEKITYSNYHLTPEQREAINDGYIYIHDMGFRRDTINCCLFDMETVLNGGFEMGEMWYDEPSTLSEAFDVIATVSMNAVAQIYGGFTIAQIDELFVKYAKKSYDVYLKELVEVGIEIEKADQLANQKVERDFENGFFALEAKFNSLISPRGDYPFITISFGIGMDKYAQMATIAALKVRKEGHGKEGFKRPVLFPKLVFLYDKNLHAKGKPLYSLFQDALSCSSKVMYPEYLSLTGDRGIVSEVYKKYGKVISPMCCRAFLTKWFERGGEIPADEYDTPVFIGRFNIGVVSLNLPMILAKSREDHENFYNVLDDYLHLIRKIHKRTYKFLAEKKAYTNPLAFMQGGLYGGHLKRDDKIEPLLKSATASFGITALNELQYLYNSRSITEDGEFALEVVEYINKKIAEYQAEDHIQYSVYGTPAESLCGKQVKSFRKKFGIKKNVSDRDYFSNSFHCHVSEDITQLDKQSYEARFWDLFNGGKIQYVRFDVPHNIEALEAYVNHAMDLGLYEGINISLAYCDNCGFQWNNKKTNRPDVCPRCGKKEMTLIDRMCGYIAFSKIHGKSRLNEAKMAEVYDRISM
- a CDS encoding zinc ABC transporter substrate-binding protein, encoding MHWMIGVLLAVLFAFGFVGCGASKQTQSSQSGDSPSSTATAQSTTAQSTSAQSAGAQPANSKKLSVVTTIFPEYDWVRQIIGDTNSADITMLLDNGVDLHSYQPTAEDIMKISNCDLFIYVGGESDAWVKKALSEATNKNMKVINLMEIMGDSAKEEEVVEGMQPEKEEEGKKEEEEPEQDEHVWLSLKNAQKFCKVIADDLAELDPANAQKYQENVTSYCNQLASLDTEYANTVKSGKKNTILFADRFPFRYLVDDYGLKYYAAFVGCSAETEVSFDTIAFLAKKVNELGLSSILQIESGNGRIADTVKKTTSAKNQKTLTMDSMQSTTTKDVNDGATYLSIMKKNLEVLKEALN
- a CDS encoding transcriptional repressor encodes the protein MKMVFKLGREHMRSKYQTKQRVELLAYLERMSGQHITVNDACEYFKAQGKSVGTTTIYRQLEKMVNQGIVTKYMIDLKSPACFELVREEGEDEDHCYHCKCEICQKVIHIHCDEIPQMQEHVREHHGFIINPKRTVFYGVCDECSAQLSKKESI